In the genome of Hymenobacter cellulosivorans, one region contains:
- a CDS encoding cold-shock protein: protein MKTGKVKFFNESKGFGFIVQDDTNQDIFVHQTGLIHEIRENDRVSFDVIEGKKGLNAVKVERI, encoded by the coding sequence ATGAAAACTGGCAAAGTGAAATTTTTTAATGAGTCCAAAGGCTTCGGCTTCATCGTTCAGGATGACACCAACCAGGATATTTTCGTCCACCAGACTGGCCTGATCCACGAAATCCGGGAGAATGACCGGGTTTCCTTCGACGTAATCGAGGGCAAAAAGGGCCTGAACGCCGTGAAAGTAGAGCGTATCTAG
- a CDS encoding cold-shock protein has translation MSTGVIKFFNEAKGFGFITPDGGGEDIFVHATGLKQPVRDADRVEFEVQQGKKGLNAVSVRLVD, from the coding sequence ATGAGTACCGGAGTTATCAAATTTTTCAATGAAGCCAAGGGCTTTGGCTTCATCACGCCGGACGGCGGTGGTGAGGACATCTTCGTTCACGCCACGGGCCTAAAGCAGCCCGTTCGTGACGCTGACCGCGTAGAATTCGAAGTACAGCAGGGCAAAAAAGGCCTGAACGCCGTTAGCGTGCGTCTGGTTGACTAA
- a CDS encoding gliding motility lipoprotein GldH yields the protein MRKGLNLLVGLALLAGLAACDANQVYEKNLELDKAVWTVQEKPTFEFDIQDTTQRYDIYFNIRNESMYGYYNLYVKHTLLDPSGKRMSQLLHQMLLMDPQTGEPRGQGSGDIFDHQFLALRQQKFAQPGTYRVVLEQYMRQDQLPGIMAVGVRVAKAAQ from the coding sequence ATGCGGAAGGGACTGAACCTACTGGTGGGCCTGGCCTTGCTGGCCGGGCTAGCCGCCTGCGACGCGAACCAAGTGTATGAAAAGAATCTGGAGCTCGACAAAGCCGTGTGGACGGTGCAGGAAAAGCCCACGTTTGAGTTCGACATTCAAGACACGACGCAGCGTTACGACATCTACTTCAACATCCGCAACGAGTCGATGTACGGGTACTATAACTTGTACGTGAAGCACACGCTGCTGGACCCCAGCGGCAAGCGCATGTCGCAGTTGCTGCACCAGATGCTGCTGATGGACCCGCAAACCGGCGAACCGCGCGGGCAGGGCTCCGGCGACATCTTCGACCACCAGTTCCTGGCCTTGCGGCAGCAGAAGTTTGCCCAGCCCGGTACCTACCGCGTGGTCTTGGAGCAGTATATGCGCCAAGACCAACTGCCCGGCATTATGGCCGTAGGCGTGCGGGTGGCTAAGGCTGCGCAGTAG